One Cryobacterium psychrophilum DNA segment encodes these proteins:
- the uvrB gene encoding excinuclease ABC subunit UvrB, with translation MEPTRSVNPFQVVSEYTPSGDQPTAIADLAGRINAGETDIVLLGATGTGKSATTAWLIEQVQRPTLVLAHNKTLAAQLVNEFRELMPNNSVEYFVSYYDYYQPEAYVPQTDTFIEKDSSINEEVERLRHSTTNALLSRRDVIVVSTVSCIYGLGTPEGYMEAMVALQVGQKINRDWLIRKFVSMQYQRNDVDFSRGNFRVRGDTIEIIPMYEELAIRIEMFGDEIEALHSLHPLTGDIVRKLDSVAVFPGSHYVASNEVMQRAIGTIQEELAERLEQLEREGKLLEAQRLRMRTTFDLEMMEQIGFCSGIENYSRHIDARQAGEAPHCLLDYFPDDFLMVIDESHVTVPQIGAMYEGDSSRKRTLVEHGFRLPSALDNRPLKFNEFKNRVGQTVYLSATPGKYEMGIADGIVEQIIRPTGLIDPHIVVKPSAGQIDDLLEQIKLRTERNERILVTTLTKKMAEELTDFLTEAGVRVRYLHSDVDTLRRVELLTELRAGIYDVLVGINLLREGLDLPEVSLVAILDADKEGFLRSATSLIQTIGRAARNVSGEVHMYADRVTASMEKAIDETDRRREKQVAYNTLHGIDPTPLRKRIGDITEALAREEADTAELLAGRDARRKSSTPNRRVGIAANGANDLESIIADLNSQMLEAAGELKFELAARLRDELSELKRELRQMEKAGHLQ, from the coding sequence ATGGAACCTACCCGTTCGGTCAACCCGTTTCAGGTCGTCAGTGAATACACGCCGAGCGGCGACCAGCCGACCGCGATCGCCGATCTCGCGGGGCGCATCAACGCCGGTGAGACCGATATCGTTCTGCTCGGTGCGACGGGAACAGGCAAGTCGGCGACAACCGCCTGGCTGATCGAACAGGTGCAGCGTCCCACCCTGGTGCTCGCGCACAACAAGACGCTGGCTGCGCAACTCGTGAACGAGTTCCGCGAGCTGATGCCCAATAACTCTGTCGAGTACTTCGTCTCCTACTACGACTACTACCAGCCCGAGGCGTACGTTCCGCAGACCGACACCTTCATTGAGAAGGACTCGTCGATCAATGAGGAGGTCGAGCGGCTGCGGCACTCCACAACCAATGCGCTGCTCAGCCGCCGGGACGTCATCGTCGTTTCCACGGTCTCCTGCATCTACGGGCTGGGGACGCCAGAGGGGTACATGGAGGCGATGGTGGCCCTGCAGGTGGGCCAGAAGATCAACCGCGACTGGCTGATCCGCAAGTTCGTGTCCATGCAGTACCAGCGCAACGACGTCGACTTCTCCCGCGGTAATTTTCGGGTGCGCGGCGACACCATCGAGATCATCCCGATGTACGAAGAACTCGCCATTCGCATCGAAATGTTCGGCGACGAGATCGAAGCACTACACAGTCTGCATCCGCTCACCGGCGACATCGTGCGCAAACTCGATTCGGTTGCCGTTTTCCCCGGGTCGCACTACGTGGCGAGCAACGAGGTCATGCAGCGGGCGATCGGCACGATCCAGGAGGAACTCGCCGAACGACTCGAGCAGCTCGAGCGGGAGGGCAAGCTGTTGGAGGCTCAGAGACTGCGCATGCGCACAACCTTCGACCTGGAAATGATGGAGCAGATCGGGTTCTGCTCCGGAATCGAGAACTACTCCCGTCACATAGATGCACGGCAGGCCGGCGAGGCGCCGCACTGCCTGCTCGACTACTTTCCCGATGACTTCCTGATGGTCATTGACGAGTCCCACGTGACGGTGCCGCAGATCGGGGCGATGTACGAGGGGGACTCGTCACGCAAACGCACGCTCGTGGAGCACGGGTTCCGACTGCCGAGCGCCCTCGACAACCGCCCCCTCAAGTTCAACGAGTTCAAGAATCGCGTCGGCCAGACCGTTTACCTGTCGGCCACGCCCGGCAAATACGAAATGGGCATCGCCGACGGTATCGTGGAGCAGATCATTCGACCGACGGGGCTCATCGACCCGCACATCGTCGTGAAGCCCAGCGCGGGCCAGATCGACGACCTGCTTGAGCAGATCAAGCTGCGCACCGAACGCAACGAGCGCATCCTCGTCACGACGCTCACGAAGAAGATGGCGGAGGAACTCACCGACTTCCTCACCGAGGCGGGCGTACGTGTACGGTACCTGCACTCCGACGTCGACACACTGCGCCGCGTGGAACTGCTCACCGAGCTGCGCGCTGGCATCTACGACGTACTCGTTGGCATCAACCTGCTGCGCGAGGGCCTCGACCTACCGGAGGTGTCGCTGGTGGCGATCCTCGACGCCGACAAGGAGGGGTTCCTCCGCTCGGCGACGTCACTCATCCAGACGATCGGACGGGCGGCCCGCAACGTATCGGGCGAGGTGCACATGTACGCCGACCGAGTGACCGCCTCGATGGAGAAGGCGATCGACGAGACCGATCGACGCCGGGAGAAGCAGGTGGCGTACAACACCCTGCACGGCATCGACCCGACTCCGTTGCGCAAACGCATCGGAGACATCACCGAGGCACTAGCCCGGGAGGAGGCCGACACCGCCGAGCTGCTGGCCGGCCGCGACGCCCGCCGCAAGTCCTCGACGCCTAACCGTCGGGTCGGCATTGCCGCGAACGGCGCGAACGACCTGGAGTCGATCATCGCCGACCTCAACTCGCAGATGCTCGAGGCCGCCGGTGAGCTCAAATTCGAGCTCGCCGCCCGCCTTCGCGACGAACTCTCCGAGCTTAAACGGGAACTGCGTCAAATGGAGAAGGCTGGTCACCTGCAGTAA
- the coaE gene encoding dephospho-CoA kinase — MYLIGLTGGIASGKSTVAKRLAELGAVHIDADRLARDVVEPDTPGLAAIATEFGSSVIQPDGSLDRAALGAIIFSDATKRDRLNAITHPLVWSRTLELIREAEENDPFAVVVYDVALLAEAAADRRLAFDLIVVVHADAETRIVRMIRDRGLSRAEAAARISAQASDSERLAIADVVIDNTGTVDATRAQADMVWRRALLALT, encoded by the coding sequence ATGTACCTCATTGGACTGACCGGCGGAATCGCCTCGGGCAAGAGCACCGTCGCTAAGCGACTCGCGGAGCTCGGAGCCGTGCACATCGACGCCGACAGGCTGGCCCGCGACGTCGTAGAACCGGATACACCGGGCCTGGCCGCCATCGCGACCGAATTCGGCAGCTCCGTCATTCAGCCTGATGGGAGCCTCGACCGCGCGGCGCTCGGCGCGATCATTTTCAGTGACGCCACGAAGCGGGACAGGCTCAATGCCATTACGCATCCGCTCGTGTGGAGCCGCACTCTCGAGCTGATTCGTGAGGCGGAGGAGAACGACCCCTTCGCCGTTGTCGTGTACGACGTTGCGCTGCTTGCCGAGGCGGCAGCCGACCGACGCCTCGCCTTCGACCTGATCGTGGTCGTGCATGCCGATGCCGAAACCCGGATCGTACGAATGATCAGGGATCGCGGTTTGAGCCGGGCGGAGGCGGCGGCGAGGATCAGCGCCCAGGCGAGCGACAGCGAACGCCTCGCTATCGCGGACGTGGTGATCGACAATACGGGCACCGTTGACGCCACCCGGGCACAGGCCGATATGGTGTGGCGACGCGCCCTGCTCGCACTGACCTGA
- the rpsA gene encoding 30S ribosomal protein S1, producing MTNATTERAPKQVAINDIGSAEDFLAAVEKTLKFFNDGDLIEGTVVKIDRDEVLLDVGYKTEGVIPSRELSIKHDVDPSEVVKVGDLVEALVLQKEDKEGRLILSKKRAQYERAWGDVELIKESDGVVTGSVIEVVKGGLIVDIGLRGFLPASLIELRRVRDLTPYLGQEIEAKILELDKNRNNVVLSRRALLEQTQSESRTTFLNNLQKGQVRKGIVSSIVNFGAFVDLGGVDGLVHVSELSWKHIEHASEVVEVGQEVTVEILEVDLDRERVSLSLKATQEDPWQVFARTHAIGQVAPGKVTKLVPFGAFVRVAEGIEGLVHISELSGKHVELAEQVVSVGDEVFVKVIDIDLERRRISLSLKQANDGVDPEGTEFDPALYGMLTEYDDKGQYKYPEGFDSETNEWREGFDEQREKWEQDYAAAQARWEAHKKQVASANDEIAAPSEVAPTGSAFSSESAGAGTLADDEALAALREKLSGGN from the coding sequence ATGACAAACGCAACGACCGAACGGGCACCCAAGCAGGTCGCCATCAACGACATTGGATCTGCTGAAGACTTTCTCGCCGCGGTCGAAAAGACTCTGAAATTCTTCAACGACGGCGACCTCATCGAAGGCACCGTAGTGAAGATCGACCGCGACGAGGTTCTCCTCGACGTGGGCTACAAGACCGAGGGTGTAATCCCCTCCCGCGAACTTTCCATCAAGCACGATGTTGACCCTTCCGAGGTTGTCAAGGTCGGCGACCTGGTTGAGGCTCTCGTTCTTCAGAAGGAAGACAAAGAAGGCCGTCTCATCCTGTCCAAGAAGCGCGCTCAGTACGAGCGTGCATGGGGCGACGTCGAGCTGATCAAGGAATCCGATGGCGTTGTCACCGGTTCGGTCATCGAGGTCGTCAAGGGTGGACTCATCGTTGACATCGGTCTTCGTGGCTTCCTTCCTGCTTCGCTCATCGAGCTTCGCCGTGTTCGCGACCTGACCCCGTACCTGGGCCAGGAGATCGAGGCCAAGATCCTCGAACTCGACAAGAACCGCAACAACGTTGTGCTGTCGCGTCGCGCCCTGCTCGAGCAGACGCAGTCCGAGAGCCGCACCACGTTCCTCAACAACCTCCAGAAGGGACAGGTCCGCAAGGGCATCGTCTCGTCGATCGTCAACTTCGGTGCGTTCGTCGACCTGGGTGGCGTTGACGGTCTGGTTCACGTTTCCGAGCTCAGCTGGAAGCACATTGAGCACGCCAGCGAGGTTGTTGAAGTTGGCCAGGAAGTCACCGTCGAGATCCTCGAGGTTGACCTGGACCGCGAGCGTGTTTCGCTGTCGCTCAAGGCAACGCAGGAAGACCCGTGGCAGGTATTCGCTCGCACCCACGCGATCGGCCAGGTTGCACCGGGTAAGGTCACCAAGCTCGTTCCGTTCGGTGCGTTCGTTCGCGTCGCCGAGGGCATCGAGGGCCTGGTTCACATCAGCGAGCTATCCGGCAAGCACGTTGAGCTTGCCGAGCAGGTTGTGTCCGTTGGCGACGAGGTCTTCGTTAAGGTCATCGACATCGACCTCGAGCGTCGTCGCATTTCGTTGAGCCTCAAGCAGGCCAACGATGGTGTCGACCCCGAGGGCACCGAGTTCGACCCGGCACTGTACGGAATGCTCACCGAGTACGACGACAAGGGCCAGTACAAGTACCCCGAAGGCTTCGACTCCGAGACCAACGAGTGGCGCGAAGGCTTCGACGAGCAGCGCGAAAAGTGGGAGCAGGACTACGCTGCAGCCCAGGCTCGCTGGGAAGCCCACAAGAAGCAGGTCGCATCGGCGAACGACGAGATCGCTGCCCCCAGCGAAGTCGCTCCGACCGGCTCTGCCTTCTCGAGCGAGTCGGCTGGCGCCGGCACGCTTGCTGACGACGAGGCACTCGCGGCTCTTCGCGAGAAGCTCTCCGGCGGCAACTAG
- a CDS encoding DUF885 domain-containing protein translates to MTQEIQRPASAIDQIAEDWVDALVDLDPTVGTYIGRSEGAGRFGDFSPAGQERFVTEATAVIARLDAASDVDSVDTVTRTDLRSTLALQLESSEQGLHLRDLNVIASPAQGIREIFDLMPIATVADWSNISSRLGSVPAAVDGYIETLRLGIEKGVTPAKRQVREVLAQTRRHQANDGFFAHFAADAALDDGNLPASLAKDLNAGARASAAAYRKLGDFLSHELKGAATEQDAIGRDLYSLASRGFLGATIDLDETYEWGIEELARMTQEQEGVADQIKPGASVHEAIAFLDTDPSRKLHGTKALQEWMQKTSDNAVAELSKSQFDIPDEIKTIECMIAPTQEGGIYYTGPTDDFSRPGRMWWSVPVGVTEFDTWRELTTVFHEGVPGHHLQIGQAVYNRRTLNTWRRQLAGTSGHAEGWALYAERLMEQLGYLDDPADRFGMLDGQRMRAARVVLDIGVHLGKKRPDGNGIWTGEYALEFLGHNVNMNEGFVKFEVNRYLGWPGQAPSYKVGQRIWEELRDSAAARGGTDFSIKDFHREALNLGGVGLDTLRSALLL, encoded by the coding sequence ATGACACAGGAAATTCAGCGTCCAGCCTCGGCAATCGATCAGATTGCCGAGGACTGGGTTGACGCTCTCGTCGACCTCGACCCCACGGTGGGCACCTACATCGGCCGCAGCGAGGGTGCCGGACGATTCGGGGATTTCTCTCCCGCCGGTCAGGAGCGTTTCGTCACCGAGGCCACCGCCGTTATCGCACGGTTGGATGCGGCGAGCGACGTCGACTCGGTGGACACTGTGACCCGAACCGACCTCAGAAGCACACTCGCCCTGCAGCTCGAAAGCTCAGAGCAGGGTCTCCACCTGCGTGACCTGAACGTGATCGCGTCGCCGGCCCAGGGCATCCGGGAAATTTTTGATCTCATGCCCATAGCCACCGTGGCGGACTGGTCGAACATATCCTCCCGGCTCGGCAGCGTGCCAGCCGCGGTCGATGGCTACATCGAGACGCTTCGGCTGGGCATCGAGAAGGGCGTGACCCCGGCGAAACGGCAGGTGCGGGAGGTTCTCGCGCAGACGCGACGTCACCAGGCCAACGACGGCTTCTTCGCGCACTTCGCGGCCGACGCGGCGCTCGACGACGGCAACCTGCCCGCCTCGCTCGCGAAGGACCTCAACGCCGGGGCTCGCGCCTCTGCCGCCGCGTACCGCAAGCTCGGCGATTTTCTCAGTCATGAACTCAAGGGCGCTGCAACGGAGCAGGACGCCATCGGCCGGGACCTCTACTCCCTGGCCTCACGCGGCTTTCTGGGCGCAACAATCGACCTCGATGAGACCTATGAGTGGGGCATCGAGGAGCTCGCTCGCATGACCCAGGAACAGGAAGGCGTCGCAGACCAGATCAAGCCCGGCGCGAGCGTTCACGAAGCCATCGCCTTCCTCGACACCGACCCGAGCCGCAAACTGCACGGTACGAAGGCACTCCAGGAGTGGATGCAGAAGACGAGCGACAACGCCGTCGCCGAACTGTCGAAATCGCAGTTCGACATTCCCGATGAAATCAAGACGATCGAGTGCATGATCGCGCCGACGCAGGAGGGTGGAATCTACTACACCGGTCCCACCGACGATTTCTCCCGGCCCGGTCGCATGTGGTGGTCCGTTCCCGTTGGAGTCACAGAATTCGACACCTGGCGGGAGCTCACCACCGTTTTCCACGAGGGCGTTCCCGGTCACCACCTGCAAATCGGGCAGGCGGTGTACAACCGCCGCACACTGAACACGTGGCGCCGACAGCTCGCCGGCACGTCGGGGCATGCCGAGGGCTGGGCGCTCTACGCGGAACGCCTCATGGAACAGCTGGGTTATCTCGACGACCCGGCTGACCGGTTCGGAATGCTCGACGGCCAGAGGATGCGTGCCGCCCGCGTCGTCCTCGACATTGGTGTTCACCTGGGCAAGAAGCGTCCGGACGGCAACGGGATTTGGACGGGCGAGTACGCCCTGGAGTTCCTGGGCCACAACGTGAACATGAACGAGGGCTTCGTGAAGTTCGAGGTGAATCGCTACCTCGGCTGGCCCGGACAGGCGCCGTCCTACAAGGTGGGCCAGCGAATTTGGGAAGAGTTGCGGGATTCCGCTGCGGCGCGCGGTGGTACCGACTTCTCGATCAAGGACTTCCACCGCGAGGCTCTCAACCTCGGCGGAGTGGGTCTCGACACGCTTCGCTCCGCGTTGCTGCTGTAG
- the polA gene encoding DNA polymerase I, giving the protein MLDSEKPTLMIIDGHSLAFRAFYALPVDSFQTRDGQHTNAIHGFLSMLLSLLRNEKPTHIAVAFDISRASFRTREYPEYKGTRNATPPEFLGQIPLLQEALAAMNIITITKEDFEADDILATLSVQGSEAGFDVLVVSGDRDAIQLVNDKVTLLYPASQGVSALTRYDPARVRERYGIAPEQYPDVAALVGETSDNLIGISKVGEKTAVKWLGLYGSLDGILEHAEEIKGVVGNNLREQKENAIRNRRLNRLVTTVDLPVGPADLGRNPMNTDAVRDVFSRLEFKSLLDRVLKLEVTAEGSAAVAASPAAAEEIPAAPLAPPAQDLLDEELAAWIARSIAGSPQGLGFTVEVQEGKAIGFGLSSLTETINLPWHPGRADYAPVEAWLASDAPKLMHDAKMQIKALRRSGVAFSALAIDTLVAGWLVRPGGPDKTLSDLVSRYLQEELPVTDPNQLVPDEATGGGVPMQAWYTVRVAAAVMEALDEGSRQVLSEIEMPTLMTLVDMELAGVTVSHEELSALSTELGEKSAALAASAYAEIGREVNLGSPKQLQDVLFTQLEMPKTRANKTGFSTDAGALADLQASNPHPFLDLLLKHRDATKLRQIVETLDRAIDDTGRIHTNYVQIGTATGRISSTDPNLQNIPVRTEEGRRIRAAFRAGEGSECLLTADYSQIEMRIMAHLSEDAGLIEAFAAGEDLHRFVGSRIFGVSPEDVSAEMRSKVKAMSYGLAYGLSAFGLSRQLRIETKEAKQLMTDYFERFGAVRDYLRHVVEQAKVDGYTETIFGRRRPFPELQSPNRALRENAERAALNAPIQGSAADIMKIAMNGIASDLGTRSMDSRMLLQVHDELIFDVAPGEWDVLREVVTHRMSTAVELLVPLEVQVGRGANWDDAAH; this is encoded by the coding sequence GTGTTGGATTCAGAAAAGCCTACCCTCATGATCATCGATGGCCATTCCCTGGCGTTCCGGGCGTTCTACGCCCTGCCCGTGGACAGCTTCCAGACCCGCGACGGGCAGCACACGAACGCCATTCACGGCTTCCTGTCCATGCTGCTCAGCCTGCTGCGCAACGAGAAGCCCACGCACATTGCCGTGGCCTTCGACATTTCACGTGCCTCGTTCCGCACGCGGGAATACCCGGAATACAAGGGCACCCGCAACGCGACGCCCCCGGAATTTCTCGGTCAGATACCGCTTCTTCAGGAGGCGCTGGCGGCCATGAACATCATCACGATCACGAAGGAAGACTTCGAGGCCGACGATATCCTCGCGACCCTTTCGGTACAGGGATCGGAGGCGGGTTTCGATGTTCTCGTCGTCTCCGGTGACCGCGATGCGATCCAGCTCGTGAATGACAAGGTGACGCTGCTATATCCGGCGAGCCAGGGCGTCTCGGCTCTCACCCGATACGACCCCGCACGAGTGCGTGAGCGGTACGGCATTGCGCCGGAACAATACCCCGACGTCGCCGCCCTCGTTGGTGAGACGAGCGACAACCTCATTGGAATCTCGAAGGTCGGCGAGAAGACGGCCGTGAAGTGGCTCGGCCTGTACGGAAGCCTCGACGGAATCCTGGAGCACGCCGAGGAGATCAAGGGCGTCGTGGGGAACAATCTGCGCGAGCAGAAGGAAAATGCGATCCGTAACCGCCGGTTGAACCGGCTCGTCACGACGGTCGACCTGCCGGTCGGTCCGGCGGACCTCGGTCGGAATCCCATGAACACCGATGCCGTGCGGGACGTCTTCTCGCGGCTGGAGTTCAAGAGCCTTCTCGACCGCGTGCTGAAACTGGAAGTCACGGCCGAGGGTTCCGCAGCCGTCGCTGCTTCCCCGGCCGCCGCCGAGGAAATCCCGGCCGCTCCGCTTGCACCGCCCGCCCAGGACCTTCTCGACGAGGAGCTGGCAGCGTGGATTGCGCGCTCGATCGCGGGGTCACCGCAGGGGCTGGGCTTCACCGTTGAGGTACAGGAGGGCAAGGCCATCGGTTTCGGTCTGTCCAGCCTCACCGAAACCATCAACCTGCCGTGGCACCCCGGACGCGCAGACTACGCTCCCGTCGAGGCGTGGCTCGCGAGCGATGCGCCCAAGCTCATGCACGACGCGAAAATGCAGATCAAGGCGCTGCGTCGCAGCGGGGTGGCGTTCAGTGCGCTGGCGATCGACACCCTCGTGGCCGGGTGGCTCGTGCGTCCGGGCGGTCCGGACAAGACCCTGTCTGACCTCGTCAGTCGGTACCTGCAGGAAGAACTTCCCGTCACCGATCCGAACCAGTTGGTTCCCGACGAGGCGACGGGTGGTGGCGTTCCCATGCAGGCCTGGTACACGGTGCGCGTTGCCGCCGCCGTCATGGAGGCCCTCGATGAGGGTTCCCGGCAGGTGCTGTCCGAGATTGAGATGCCCACCCTGATGACCCTCGTCGACATGGAGTTGGCCGGTGTCACCGTGTCACACGAGGAGCTGTCTGCGCTGTCGACCGAGCTCGGCGAGAAGTCGGCGGCGCTGGCCGCGAGTGCCTACGCCGAAATCGGTCGCGAGGTGAACCTCGGATCGCCCAAGCAGCTGCAGGACGTGCTGTTCACCCAGCTGGAGATGCCCAAGACGCGGGCGAACAAGACGGGCTTTTCCACGGATGCCGGTGCTCTCGCTGACCTGCAGGCCAGCAACCCGCATCCGTTCCTCGATCTGCTCCTCAAGCATCGCGACGCGACGAAGTTGCGCCAGATCGTGGAGACGCTCGATCGGGCCATTGACGACACCGGCCGCATCCACACGAACTACGTTCAGATCGGCACGGCGACCGGCAGAATCTCCTCGACGGACCCGAACCTTCAGAACATACCCGTTCGCACGGAGGAGGGGCGCAGGATCCGAGCGGCCTTCCGCGCCGGCGAGGGCAGCGAATGCCTGCTCACGGCGGACTACTCGCAGATCGAAATGCGCATCATGGCGCACCTGTCGGAGGACGCCGGCCTCATTGAGGCGTTCGCCGCCGGGGAAGACCTGCACCGGTTCGTCGGGTCCAGGATCTTCGGTGTGTCACCGGAAGACGTTTCCGCCGAGATGCGCAGCAAGGTCAAAGCGATGTCGTACGGCCTCGCCTACGGTCTCAGCGCCTTCGGTCTCTCGAGGCAGTTGCGGATCGAGACAAAGGAAGCCAAGCAGTTGATGACCGACTATTTCGAACGGTTCGGGGCCGTGCGCGACTACCTGCGGCACGTCGTTGAGCAAGCAAAGGTCGACGGATACACGGAAACAATCTTCGGCAGACGACGTCCGTTCCCCGAGCTGCAGAGCCCGAATCGAGCCCTCCGGGAAAATGCGGAGCGTGCGGCCCTCAACGCGCCGATCCAGGGTTCGGCGGCGGACATCATGAAGATCGCGATGAACGGGATCGCGAGCGACCTCGGCACACGCAGCATGGACTCGCGCATGCTCCTGCAGGTGCACGACGAACTGATCTTTGACGTGGCTCCCGGCGAGTGGGACGTCTTACGGGAGGTTGTGACCCACCGGATGAGTACCGCCGTGGAACTGCTCGTGCCACTCGAGGTTCAGGTGGGTCGGGGCGCGAACTGGGACGACGCCGCTCACTGA
- a CDS encoding hotdog fold thioesterase, translating into MFNQTEDASAWLEKRGGGALADKMGIEFTEFTIQRAVARMPVEGNTQPAMLMHGGAYVVLGESLGSMAANLHAGAGKLAVGIEINASHNRSATSGYVTGVCTPIHLGRTLTTHEIVVTDDQGRRCSTIRITNLIKEMPAA; encoded by the coding sequence ATGTTCAATCAGACCGAAGACGCATCCGCATGGCTTGAGAAGCGGGGCGGCGGAGCGTTGGCCGACAAGATGGGCATCGAATTCACCGAGTTCACGATCCAGCGGGCCGTGGCGCGGATGCCGGTCGAGGGCAACACCCAGCCGGCGATGCTCATGCACGGTGGGGCATACGTCGTACTCGGGGAATCGTTGGGTTCCATGGCGGCCAACCTGCACGCCGGCGCGGGCAAGCTCGCCGTGGGAATCGAGATCAACGCCTCACACAATCGGTCTGCGACGTCCGGTTACGTCACGGGCGTCTGCACTCCGATCCACCTGGGCCGAACCCTGACCACCCATGAGATCGTCGTAACGGATGATCAAGGTCGCCGCTGTTCAACGATTCGCATCACGAATCTCATCAAGGAGATGCCCGCGGCCTGA
- a CDS encoding ANTAR domain-containing response regulator — protein MTDQDSTPSPPRRVVVAEDESLIRLDIVEILRDNGFEVVGEAGDGETAVALARELRPDLVIMDVKMPQLDGISAAERLSKEHIAPVVLLTAFSQKELVERATEAGALAYVVKPFTPNDLLPAIEIALSRYSQIITLEAEVADLVERFETRKLVDRAKGLLNEKMGLTEPEAFRWIQKASMDRRLTMHDVSQAIIEQLSAKK, from the coding sequence GTGACCGACCAAGACAGCACCCCCAGCCCTCCCCGTCGCGTTGTCGTCGCGGAGGACGAGTCCCTTATCCGCCTCGACATCGTCGAAATTCTCCGTGACAACGGCTTCGAAGTCGTTGGTGAAGCCGGTGACGGAGAGACTGCGGTGGCGCTTGCGCGAGAACTCCGCCCCGACCTCGTGATCATGGACGTGAAGATGCCACAGCTCGACGGCATCAGCGCCGCCGAGCGCCTGTCCAAGGAACACATCGCCCCTGTCGTTCTCCTGACGGCATTCAGCCAGAAGGAGCTCGTCGAGCGTGCCACCGAGGCGGGAGCGCTCGCCTACGTGGTCAAGCCCTTCACGCCCAACGATCTGTTGCCCGCGATCGAGATCGCCCTCTCGCGCTATAGCCAGATCATCACGCTCGAGGCCGAGGTCGCCGACCTCGTCGAGCGGTTCGAGACTCGCAAGCTCGTCGACCGGGCCAAGGGCCTGCTCAACGAGAAAATGGGCCTGACCGAACCCGAGGCGTTCCGCTGGATCCAGAAGGCGTCCATGGACCGCCGTCTCACCATGCACGACGTCTCCCAGGCGATCATCGAGCAGCTCAGCGCGAAGAAGTAG
- a CDS encoding TetR/AcrR family transcriptional regulator produces the protein MARETRSKRAILDAALSLAAEQGISGTSMDDVAQRAGVAKGTLYYNFPSKGKIFEGLLLEGMSALTEALAAARSGKSGWGAIEALVETLLERISGNTALARVIAGETFRTDRTWQESSFEFRHAALAEFAAAITEALPPDARPGRAKLIASGVFGATLLVGLEWLVFDPERPREEVVQAILATFSGQLTSRVSSIRAENIG, from the coding sequence ATGGCACGCGAGACCAGATCAAAACGAGCGATCCTCGACGCGGCTCTCAGCCTCGCCGCCGAGCAGGGGATCAGCGGAACGTCCATGGACGATGTGGCCCAGCGTGCGGGAGTGGCCAAGGGCACGCTGTATTACAACTTCCCCTCTAAAGGCAAAATCTTCGAGGGCCTCCTGCTTGAGGGGATGTCAGCACTCACCGAGGCGCTCGCGGCTGCACGATCCGGAAAGTCGGGATGGGGGGCAATCGAGGCTCTGGTGGAAACCCTCCTTGAGCGCATTTCCGGCAACACCGCCCTCGCCAGGGTAATTGCGGGGGAGACCTTTCGGACGGACCGCACGTGGCAGGAATCGTCGTTTGAATTTCGACATGCCGCACTGGCTGAATTTGCGGCGGCGATCACGGAGGCTCTCCCACCGGACGCGCGCCCGGGCCGGGCCAAACTCATCGCCAGTGGCGTCTTCGGGGCAACATTGCTCGTGGGGCTCGAATGGCTCGTTTTCGATCCCGAACGCCCCAGGGAGGAGGTCGTACAGGCCATCCTCGCCACATTCTCGGGTCAGCTCACGAGCAGGGTCTCGTCGATCCGCGCGGAGAATATTGGTTAG